A window of the Neofelis nebulosa isolate mNeoNeb1 chromosome 13, mNeoNeb1.pri, whole genome shotgun sequence genome harbors these coding sequences:
- the MMP21 gene encoding matrix metalloproteinase-21 produces MLAASILRRSLLLCWLAAPRAAGPEPLFHSRDRSDLEPPPLRRAQPIADALAAQRFLSKYGWADAPPGPGSRTPGPAAPPAGPRAAALAEAVRRFQKVNALPASGRLDAATLAAMNRPRCGVPDTRPPASPPSRVRPKRFARPLPPRSPRPEDAAPRGDTRAFAKRTLTWRLLGEGASGQLSVDEQRHILRLAFRMWSEVTPLDFREDLAAPGAAVDIKLGFGRGRHLGCPRVFDGSGQEFAHAWRLGDIHFDDDEHFTPPSSDAGISLLKVAVHEIGHVLGLPHTYRTGSIMRPNYTPQEPAFELDWSDRKAIQKLYGSCEGSFDTAFDWIRKERNQYGAVMMRFSTYFFRSGWYWLYENRNSRTRYGDPIQILSGWRGIPTQNIDAFVHLWTWRRDERYFFKGNQYWRYDSDKDQAYTEDEQGRSYPRLISEGFPGIPSPLDTAFYDRRKQLIYFFKESLVFAFDVNRNQVLDSYPMKITEVFPGIEPQNHPFRNIDSAYYSYAHNSVFLLKGNAYWKVVNAKDKQHQPWLPSNGLFPKQPISGRWFDICDVHASTLNM; encoded by the exons ATGCTGGCCGCCTCCATCCTCCGTCGGAGCCTGCTGCTCTGCTGGCTCGCTGCCCCCCGGGCCGCCGGGCCGGAGCCGCTGTTCCACAGCCGGGACCGCTCGGACCTGGAGCCGCCCCCGCTGCGCCGGGCCCAGCCCATCGCGGACGCCCTCGCCGCGCAG CGCTTCCTGTCCAAGTACGGCTGGGCCGACGCGCCCCCCGGGCCCGGCTCCCGGACCCCCGGCCCCGCCGCGCCGCCCGCGGGCCCCCGGGCCGCCGCCCTGGCCGAGGCCGTGCGCAGGTTCCAGAAGGTCAACGCGCTGCCTGCGAGCGGGCGGCTGGACGCGGCCACGCTGGCGGCCATGAACAGGCCGCGCTGCGGCGTCCCCGACACGCGGCCGCCGGCGTCCCCGCCGTCCCGGGTGCGGCCCAAGCGCTTCGCGCGGCCGCTACCGCCACGGAGCCCGCGGCCCGAGGACGCCGCGCCCCGCGGGGACACCCGGGCCTTCGCCAAGAGGACGCTGACGTGGCGGCTGCTGGGGGAGGGCGCCAGCGGCCAGCTGTCCGTGGACGAGCAGCGGCACATCCTCAGACTGGCCTTCAGGATGTGGAGCGAGGTGACGCCGCTGGACTTCCGGGAGGACCTCGCCGCCCCCGGGGCCGCGGTGGACATAAAACTGGGGTTCGGACGAG GCCGGCACCTGGGCTGTCCCCGGGTTTTTGATGGCAGCGGGCAGGAGTTTGCACATGCCTGGCGCCTGGGCGACATCCACTTTGACGATGATGAGCACTTCACACCTCCCAGCAGTGATGCGGGCATCAGCCTTCTCAAA GTGGCCGTCCATGAAATTGGCCACGTACTCGGCCTGCCTCACACGTACAGGACAGGATCCATAATGCGGCCAAATTATACTCCCCAGGAGCCTGCGTTTGAGCTGGACTGGTCGGACAGAAAAGCCATTCAGAAGCTGTACG gTTCATGTGAAGGATCGTTTGATACCGCATTTGACTGGATTCGCAAAGAGAGAAACCAATACGGCGCAGTGATGATGAGGTTTAGCACGTATTTCTTCCGCAGCGGCTGGTACTGGCTTTACGAAAATCGAAACAGCCGGACACGCTACGGGGATCCCATCCAAATCCTCAGTGGCTGGCGCGGAATCCCAACACAAAACATAGACGCTTTTGTCCACCTCTGGACGTGGAGAAGAGACGAACGCTATTTCTTTAAAG GAAATCAGTACTGGAGATATGACAGCGACAAGGATCAGGCCTACACAGAGGATGAACAAGGGAGAAGCTACCCCAGACTGATTTCGGAAGGATTTCCTGGCATTCCAAGTCCTCTGGACACTGCCTTTTATGACCGAAGAAAACAGTTAATTTACTTCTTCAAAGAGTCCCTC GTGTTTGCATTTGATGTCAACAGAAATCAAGTACTTGATTCTTATCCAATGAAGATTACGGAGGTATTTCCAGGAATAGAGCCACAAAACCATCCTTTCAGAAATATAGATTCAGCCTATTACTCCTACGCACACAACTCCGTTTTCTTGCTCAAAGGCAATGCGTACTGGAAAGTGGTTAATGCCAAGGACAAACAGCACCAGCCTTGGCTTCCTTCAAATGGCTTATTTCCAAAGCAGCCCATCTCAGGGAGGTGGTTTGACATTTGTGACGTCCATGCCTCCACCCTGAACATGTAA